The following are from one region of the Gossypium hirsutum isolate 1008001.06 chromosome D03, Gossypium_hirsutum_v2.1, whole genome shotgun sequence genome:
- the LOC107929193 gene encoding hydroxyproline O-galactosyltransferase HPGT1 translates to MRSRGSSNRLSNSGGSPFRSRISALLLAMFATMATAYVAGRMWQEAESRVYLIKELDRRTGQGHSSVSVSETLKIVTCKEQLKKLSAIQMDLAAAKQEGYVSKEHLGNDGTRSKKRLLGVIGIITTFGRKKNRDAIRKAWMQSGAALRKLEEEKGIVVRFVIGRSANRGDSLDREINDEHSQTNDFIILDDVEAPEERSKKIKLFFVRAVESWDAEFYVKVNDDVYVNIDALGAKLSAHLDTPRIYLGCMKSGEVFSDPTHKWHEPDWWKFGDGKSYFRHASGEIFAISRALAQFISINKSLLQVYAHDDVSAGSWFIGLDVQHVHEGKFCCNTWSTGSVCAAV, encoded by the exons ATGCGTAGCCGGGGATCGAGTAACCGGCTATCTAACTCTGGTGGCTCTCCTTTTCGTTCTAGAATTTCTGCTTTGCTTCTCGCCATGTTCGCTACGATGGCTACGGCTTACGTCGCCGGCCG GATGTGGCAGGAGGCAGAGAGCAGAGTATATTTAATTAAAGAACTTGATAGGAGAACTGGTCAG ggtCATTCTTCTGTATCTGTTTCTGAGACGCTAAAGATCGTTACCTGCAA GGAGCAATTGAAAAAATTATCAGCCATTCAGATGGATCTAGCTGCTGCTAAGCAAGAAGGTTATGTTTCGAAGGAGCACTTGGGAAATGATGGTACTCGTTCTAAGAAAAGGCTTTTAGGTGTTATTGGTATCATCACAACATTTGGACGAAAGAAGAATAGAGATGCAATTCGGAAGGCATGGATGCAATCTG GTGCGGCTTTGAGAAAACTGGAAGAAGAGAAGGGAATTGTTGTGCGATTCGTAATAGGAAGAAG TGCAAATCGTGGAGATAGTTTGGACAGGGAGATCAATGATGAACACAGCCAAACTAATGACTTCATTATTCTG GATGATGTGGAGGCACCTGAGGAACGTTCAAAGAAGATAAAGTTATTCTTTGTTCGTGCTGTAGAGAGCTGGGATGCAGAGTTCTATGTTAAGGTCAATGATGATGTTTATGTTAATATTG ATGCTCTAGGAGCTAAACTTTCTGCTCATTTGGACACGCCTCGTATTTATTTGGGGTGTATGAAATCGGGAGAAGTTTTCTCTGACCC GACCCACAAATGGCATGAACCTGATTGGTGGaaatttggtgatggaaaatc ATACTTTCGGCATGCTTCGGGCGAAATATTTGCTATTTCACGAGCTTTAGCACAGTTTATCTCAATTAATAA GTCTCTTCTTCAGGTCTATGCACATGATGATGTGAGTGCAGGGTCATGGTTTATTGGGCTTGATGTGCAACACGTTCACGAGGGGAAATTTTGCTGCAACACCTGGTCTACAG GTTCAGTATGTGCAGCTGTCTGA